Part of the Streptomyces sp. NBC_01353 genome, CGTACGCGACCCCGAGGCCGCCGGTCGGCTCGCCGCCGAACTGCTCGAGGCGGGCGGCGGACGCGACATCGACCTCGGCAGGGTCGGCGACCGCTGGTTCGGCACCGTCCTCGCCTCCGGCTTCGACTCCCGCGTCAACGATCGCGGCAACCGCATGAAGCTGCCGGCCGGCCGCTTCAAGTACGACCTCGCCATCCTCGCCGAGCTCGCCTCGTTCCGGCCCGTCCCGTACCGCCTCACCTTCGACGACGGCACCGAGCGGCAGGTCGACGCCACCCTCGTCGCCGTCGGGAACGGCCCCTCGTACGGCGGGGGTATGCGGATCTGCGCCGACGCGCGCATGGACGACGGCCTTTTCGACGTCACGGTCGTCGGCGACTGCTCCCGTACCACCCTGATCAAGGTCTTCCCGAGGGTCTACCGAGGCACCCACCTCGACCACCCCAAGGTCACCGTCCACCGCGTCCGCGCCGTCACCCTGGACGCCCCCGGCATCACCGGCTACGCGGACGGCGAGCCGCTCGGACCACTGCCGCTGACCGCCGAATGCGTCCCCGGAGCGCTGCGCGTCCTGGCGCCCCAGGGGGTGTCCGGCGGATCCGATCGGCCGGTGCCAGGCGATGCGCCGGGGCGGTGAATCGGTCCGTCATTAAAGATCGCGTCAGTGTCAGACGTGACGGGTAGGCTCGACAGCAAGATGACAGAGGACCTCACACCAGCCGAAGCGTACGCAGCTGCCCGGGCCCGCAATGCCGAGCAGGCCACGGCGCTGGCCCCCTTCCGCGAGATGTACGAGTTCGGTCTGGACCCCTTCCAGATCGAGGCCTGCCAGGCCCTCGAGGCGGGCAAAGGCGTGCTCGTCGCCGCGCCCACGGGCTCGGGCAAGACCATCGTCGGCGAGTTCGCCGTCCACCTCGCCCTGCTCCAAGGGCGCAAGTGCTTCTACACGACACCCATCAAGGCGCTGTCGAACCAGAAGTACGCCGACCTCGTGAAGCGGTACGGACCCGGCAAGGTCGGCCTGCTCACCGGCGACAACAGTGTCAACGGCGACGCCCCGATCATCGTGATGACGACCGAGGTCCTCCGCAACATGCTGTACGCGGGGTCCCAGGCCCTCAGCGGCCTCGGCTACGTGGTCATGGACGAGGTGCACTACCTCTCGGACCGCTTCCGCGGCGCCGTCTGGGAGGAAGTGATCATCCACCTCCCCGAGTCGGTGACCCTGGTCTCACTCTCCGCGACCGTCTCCAACGCGGAGGAGTTCGGCGACTGGCTCGACACGGTCCGCGGCGACACCGAGGTCATCGTCTCCGAAAGCCGCCCCGTGCCGCTCTGGCAGCACGTGCTCGCCGGCCGCCGGATGTACGACCTCTTCGAGGAGGAGACCGACCACGGCGGCCGCGGCGCGTCCCGCCGCGAGGTCAACCCCGACCTGCTGCGCCTGGCCCGGACCGAGAACTCCCGTACGTACAACCCGCGCGAGCGCCGCCGCGGCAAGATGGTCCGCGAGGCCGACCGTGAGCGCGAGCGCCGTCAGCGCTCCCGCATCTGGACGCCCGGACGCCCTGAGGTCATCGAACGGCTCGACGCCGAGGGGCTCCTGCCCGCCATCACCTTCATCTTCAGCCGGGCGGGCTGCGAGGCCGCAGTCCAGCAGTGCCTGTACGCCGGCCTCCGGCTCAACGACGACGAGGCCCGCCAGCGGGTCCGCGAGATCGTCGAGGCGCGCACCGCCTCCATCCCGTCCGAAGACCTCCACGTCCTCGGGTACTACGAGTGGCTCGAAGGCCTGGAGCGCGGCATCGCCGCCCACCACGCCGGAATGCTCCCCACCTTCAAGGAAGTCGTCGAGGAACTCTTCGTGCGCGGCCTGGTCAAGGCCGTCTTCGCCACCGAGACCCTCGCGCTGGGCATCAACATGCCCGCCCGTTCGGTGGTCCTGGAGAAGCTCGTCAAGTGGAACGGCGAGCAGCACGCGGACATCACCCCCGGCGAGTACACGCAGCTCACCGGACGCGCCGGGCGCCGTGGCATCGACGTCGAGGGCCACGCCGTCGTCCTGTGGCAGCGCGGTCTCGACCCCGGCCACCTCGCCGGACTCGCCGGCACGCGCACGTACCCGCTGCGCTCCAGCTTCAAGCCGTCGTACAACATGGCTGTCAACCTGGTCGACCAGTTCGGGCGCCACCGCTCCCGCGAGCTGCTCGAGACCTCCTTCGCGCAGTTCCAGGCCGACCGGTCCGTCGTCGGAATCTCCCGGCAGGTCCAGAAGAACGAAGAGGGCCTCGACGGCTACCGGGAGGGCATGACCTGCCACCTCGGAGACTTCGAGGAGTACGCGCGGCTGCGCCGCGACCTCAAGGACCGCGAGACGGACCTGGCCAAGCAGGGCGCCGCACAGCGCCGTGCGCAGGCCGCCGCCTCCCTGGAGAAGCTCAAGCCCGGCGACATCATCCACGTCCCCACGGGCAAGTTCGCCGGTCTCGCCCTCGTCCTCGACCCCGGCATTCCCGCCGGGCGGACCAACGGCCACCGCGGCTTCGAGCATCACGACGGGCCCCGCCCGCTCGTCCTCACCGCCGAACGGCAGGTCAAGCGGCTCGCCTCGATCGACTTCCCGATCCCGGTCGAGGCCATGGAGCGCATGAGGATCCCCAAGTCCTTCAACCCGCGCTCCCCGCAGTCCCGGCGGGACCTCGCCTCCGCACTGCGCACCAAGGCCGGGCACCTCAACCCGGAGCGGCACCGCAGGGAGCGCGCGGCGGCCGCCGACGACCGCGAGATCAACCGGCTGCGCACCGAGCTGCGCGCCCACCCCTGCCACGGCTGCGACGAGCGCGAGGACCACGCCCGCTGGGCCGAGCGCTACCACCGGCTCCAGCGCGACACCCGGCAGCTGGAACGGCGCATCGAGGGCCGCACCAACACCATCGCCCGCACCTTCGACCGGATCGTCGCGCTCCTCACCGAGCTCGACTACCTCCGTGGCGACGATGTCACCGACAACGGCAAGCGGCTCGCCCGGCTCTACGGCGAACTCGACCTGCTGGCCAGCGAATGCCTGCGCGACGGCGTCTGGGAGGGCCTGACCCCGCCCGAACTGGCCGCCTGCGTCTCCGCGTTGGTCTACGAGGCACGGCAGTCCGACGACGCCGTACCGCCGAAGCTCCCCACGGGGAACGCGAAGGCCGCGCTCGGCGAGATGGTGCGGATCTGGGGGCGGCTCGACGCCCTCGAGGAACAGTTCAAGATCAACCAGGCGGAAGGGGTCGGCCAGCGCGAACCCGATCTCGGCTTCGCCTGGGCCGCCTACCAGTGGGCCTCCGACAAGGGGCTCGACGAGGTCCTGCGCGAGGCCGAAATGCCCGCTGGCGACTTCGTCCGCTGGTGCAAGCAGGTCATCGACGTCCTCGGACAGATCGCCGCGGCGGCGCCCAAGGAGAACAGCACCGTCGCCAAGAACGCGCGCAAGGCGGTGGAGTCGCTGCTGAGGGGCGTCGTCGCCTACAGCTCGGTGGGCTGACACTTATCTGAAGTCGCTGGCGGGGGCCCGTGGTTGATGCCACGGGCCCTTGGCGTTCGCGGGCTTCGTCCTCGGTGTCGCGGTATTCGTCCGGCCGGGGCCGGGTTGTCCACAGGGCCGTTGTCCACAGGGGTGGCGGAGTGTCAGGCCTCTCCGATTCCATGGACTCACACACCGGGCAACACCGCTGGGAGGGGACCCACGTGACCACGCAAGCCGGTTCGGCCGCCGTCGAGGAGACGGCCGGCGGACAGAAGATCGTGCCGGGGCCACGGGGCGTACCGCTGCTCGGAAACCTGCCGGAGTTCGGCAAGGACCCGCTCGCCTTCTTCGAGCGGCTGCGCGAGCGCGGAGACTTCGTCAGCTGGCGCTTCGGGCCAGGCCCCGCCCTCTTCATCGCCCACCCCGACACGATCGGCGAACTCCTCACCGAAGTCGAGCGCACCTTCGACCAGCCCGACCTCGGCATCGCCTTCCGCACCCTGCTCGGCAACGGAGTGGTCGTCGCCAAGGGTCCCGACTGGCGCCGTAAGCGCTCCCTCGTCCAGCCCTCCGTCCGGCCCAAGCAGGTG contains:
- a CDS encoding diacylglycerol kinase; the protein is MTSEITLLVNPTAGHGRGAHAAQPAAGALRDAGFAVRTVLGADADDALRRARVAVAGGTGALVAVGGDGMISLALQALAGTRTPLGVVAVGTGNDFARSLGLPVRDPEAAGRLAAELLEAGGGRDIDLGRVGDRWFGTVLASGFDSRVNDRGNRMKLPAGRFKYDLAILAELASFRPVPYRLTFDDGTERQVDATLVAVGNGPSYGGGMRICADARMDDGLFDVTVVGDCSRTTLIKVFPRVYRGTHLDHPKVTVHRVRAVTLDAPGITGYADGEPLGPLPLTAECVPGALRVLAPQGVSGGSDRPVPGDAPGR
- a CDS encoding DEAD/DEAH box helicase, which translates into the protein MTEDLTPAEAYAAARARNAEQATALAPFREMYEFGLDPFQIEACQALEAGKGVLVAAPTGSGKTIVGEFAVHLALLQGRKCFYTTPIKALSNQKYADLVKRYGPGKVGLLTGDNSVNGDAPIIVMTTEVLRNMLYAGSQALSGLGYVVMDEVHYLSDRFRGAVWEEVIIHLPESVTLVSLSATVSNAEEFGDWLDTVRGDTEVIVSESRPVPLWQHVLAGRRMYDLFEEETDHGGRGASRREVNPDLLRLARTENSRTYNPRERRRGKMVREADRERERRQRSRIWTPGRPEVIERLDAEGLLPAITFIFSRAGCEAAVQQCLYAGLRLNDDEARQRVREIVEARTASIPSEDLHVLGYYEWLEGLERGIAAHHAGMLPTFKEVVEELFVRGLVKAVFATETLALGINMPARSVVLEKLVKWNGEQHADITPGEYTQLTGRAGRRGIDVEGHAVVLWQRGLDPGHLAGLAGTRTYPLRSSFKPSYNMAVNLVDQFGRHRSRELLETSFAQFQADRSVVGISRQVQKNEEGLDGYREGMTCHLGDFEEYARLRRDLKDRETDLAKQGAAQRRAQAAASLEKLKPGDIIHVPTGKFAGLALVLDPGIPAGRTNGHRGFEHHDGPRPLVLTAERQVKRLASIDFPIPVEAMERMRIPKSFNPRSPQSRRDLASALRTKAGHLNPERHRRERAAAADDREINRLRTELRAHPCHGCDEREDHARWAERYHRLQRDTRQLERRIEGRTNTIARTFDRIVALLTELDYLRGDDVTDNGKRLARLYGELDLLASECLRDGVWEGLTPPELAACVSALVYEARQSDDAVPPKLPTGNAKAALGEMVRIWGRLDALEEQFKINQAEGVGQREPDLGFAWAAYQWASDKGLDEVLREAEMPAGDFVRWCKQVIDVLGQIAAAAPKENSTVAKNARKAVESLLRGVVAYSSVG